A genomic segment from Fusarium fujikuroi IMI 58289 draft genome, chromosome FFUJ_chr04 encodes:
- a CDS encoding related to ubiquitin-protein ligase HUL4, protein MAPWPSRRGSQPNNNSNSNGDLISRIHNTALHTPTTLPALYSTNLPNTSNGNRLELSFSNANADSSSDESDLHPSRPQSSKPRRPQHTRSMSQPFPSLFSSKKKRQNSVGAPPPDLGFADDDSAMPRQAPKTQARNTSHTRNGPVGSKDFTTGNCMTCGSLVRWPRELKVFKCTICTTVNDLEPLSADHDGSKSRRDASQDHSRSVPTRGPHISIEQTNRLVQQSIQSFLSKKLHPILEPPTEAPPQPPSKLSFSSRIQAVGQSLDFKQDAASSSKSPAIQVSHYAFDEEPTLRSSPARPNPTPMRSFSSSYTERPPVRKILQEGGSKEQRKSTDQSDGDPKRIFKALEDYIVACFGSFECINSSFLTHTHRAEPIRCRSESTRRKPTLPSEPREQRGHRREPSGNHAAREPREERVTPQFDDGSCDLDPKLLLLGDFAENGTWWMGNQEDSRPRRPSTNRVERSFSSAPVNTKTPQMNWGDLIKWYTTIVNPAEGWFAIYEEMCQGKAFLTPSQRELQLMERELLQGQEHARRVLLKATEMLLKRPGRPLKVPADLRFLLIILENPLLHEQEILFRGILQFDKGLPSGPRSIQQRKASIPESGPLSGQHSGIIKRIVGLVSNSSAECHNQLITWFSRHHPSRFIRTKELASGFLTYRMIRQSGKKQEVKVDITAGLIPQMQEGRSGAYLYDEINRANSSKKAKEPEKTIMYAEDWQIRASSRVLALLFAANNLPHSRRNEESPSGSAEGRSNVHSHGQILPTSDFYNSMIDYTDLVADFENWEARRSKFTFCQYPFLLSIWAKNHILEHDARRQMQSKARDAFFDSIMSRKAINQFLELNVRRDCLVDDSLKAVSEVIGSGSEDIKKGLRITFSGEEGVDAGGLRKEWFLLLAREVFNPDHGLFLYDEDSQFCYFNPNAFETSDQFFLVGVVMGLAIYNSTILDVALPPFAFRKLIASAPTHGTGASAHPKPPMRYNLEDLAEYRPRLARGLRQLLEYEGNVEETFCLDFVIDVDKYGTQVQVPLCPGGERIPVTNSNRREYVDLYVRHIIDVSVTRQFEPFKRGFYTVCGGNALSLFRPEEIELLVRGSDEALDINSLRGVAEYDNWGIKRPDGSEPVIDWFWETFQAATSQDQRKLLLFITGSDRIPAMGAAVLPIKISCLGEDEGRFPIARTCFNMLSLSRYKSKERLEKLLWTAVHESEGFGIK, encoded by the exons ATGGCTCCCTGGCCGAGTCGTCGTGGGTCGCAACCCAAcaacaactccaactccaacggTGACCTCATCAGTCGGATTCACAATACGGCCTTACACACGCCTACCACATTGCCCGCGCTTTACTCGACGAATCTGCCAAATACATCGAACGGGAATCGCCTCGAGTTATCCTTCTCCAATGCAAACGCCGATTCCAGCTCCGACGAGTCTGATTTACATCCCTCGCGGCCTCAATCTTCCAAACCTCGTCGACCACAGCACACGCGCTCTATGAGCCAGCCTTTTCCTTCCCtcttcagcagcaagaaaaagaggcAGAACTCAGTCGGCGCACCACCGCCTGACCTGGGTTTTGCAGACGATGACTCGGCAATGCCTCGACAAGCACCAAAGACACAAGCTCGAAACACTTCTCATACTCGAAACGGCCCTGTAGGAAGTAAGGATTTTACGACGGGCAACTGCATGACATGTGGTTCGTTAGTACGATGGCCGCGGGAGCTCAAGGTGTTCAAATGCACGATCTGTACTACAGTCAACGATTTGGAGCCTCTGAGTGCAGATCATGATGGTTCGAAGTCGCGTAGAGATGCAAGCCAGGACCACTCTCGGTCTGTGCCAACTCGAG GTCCGCATATTTCGATCGAACAGACAAACCGACTGGTTCAACAATCGATACAATCCTTCCTTTCTAAGAAGTTGCATCCAATTCTTGAACCTCCCACCGAGGCGCCGCCACAACCGCCGTCGAAGTTGTCATTTAGCAGCCGAATACAGGCTGTTGGCCAAAGCCTTGATTTCAAGCAGGACGCAGCGTCTTCATCCAAGTCCCCTGCTATACAAGTTTCTCATTATGCCTTCGATGAGGAACCGACCCTACGGTCGAGTCCCGCCCGGCCGAACCCTACGCCAATGcgatccttctcttcttcttacacCGAAAGACCTCCAGTACGTAAGATATTGCAAGAAGGCGGGTCAAAAGAGCAACGCAAATCGACGGATCAATCTGATGGTGATCCGAAAAGGATATTCAAGGCTTTGGAAGACTATATCGTAGCCTGCTTTGGCTCATTCGAATGTATTAACTCATCATTCTTAACACATACCCACCGCGCTGAGCCCATTAGATGTAGAAGCGAATCGACCCGCCGCAAGCCAACGCTACCTAGTGAGCCTCGTGAACAGAGAGGGCATCGTCGCGAGCCTTCAGGAAACCATGCGGCGCGTGAGCCACGAGAGGAGCGGGTTACACCGCAATTCGATGATGGATCATGCGACCTCGATCCAAAGTTACTACTTTTAGGTGACTTTGCTGAGAATGGGACATGGTGGATGGGCAACCAAGAAGACTCTCGGCCTCGACGGCCATCGACGAACCGTGTGGAACGGAGTTTCTCAAGCGCGCCAGTCAACACGAAGACACCGCAAATGAACTGGGGCGATCTCATCAAATGGTACACCACTATTGTGAATCCCGCTGAGGGATGGTTTGCGATTTACGAGGAGATGTGTCAAGGAAAGGCCTTCTTAACCCCTTCTCAACGAGAATTGCAATTAATGGAGCGGGAACTACTGCAGGGCCAAGAACATGCTCGGCGAGTTCTTCTTAAAGCAACCGAAATGCTTCTAAAAAGACCTGGAAGGCCATTGAAGGTTCCAGCAGACTTGAGGTTTCTCCTTATCATCTTAGAAAACCCATTACTTCACGAACAGGAAATATTGTTTCGGGGGATTCTACAATTCGACAAAGGCTTGCCTTCTGGCCCAAGGTCAATACAGCAGAGAAAAGCCAGCATCCCTGAATCCGGACCTTTATCTGGGCAACACTCCGGCATCATCAAGCGCATAGTGGGCTTAGTATCAAACTCGTCGGCTGAATGCCATAACCAGTTGATAACCTGGTTTTCAAGACATCACCCTTCTCGCTTCATTCGTACCAAAGAGTTAGCATCCGGTTTCTTAACATATCGGATGATTCGGCAGAGTGGAAAGAAGCAAGAGGTGAAAGTTGACATCACAGCTGGCCTGATACCGCAAATGCAAGAAGGGCGCTCAGGAGCTTACCTCTACGATGAGATAAACCGCGCAAACTCgtcgaagaaggccaaggagccTGAAAAGACAATCATGTATGCCGAAGATTGGCAGATTAGAGCTTCTTCGCGGGTCTTGGCGCTCCTTTTCGCTGCGAATAACTTGCCACACAGCCGGAGAAATGAAGAATCCCCGTCGGGCTCGGCCGAGGGTCGTTCTAATGTTCATTCTCACGGACAAATCCTACCAACGAGCGACTTCTACAATTCAATGATCGACTACACTGACTTAGTTGCGGACTTCGAGAATTGGGAGGCTCGTAGGAGCAAATTCACGTTCTGCCAGTACCCATTCCTTTTAAGCATATGGGCCAAGAACCATATTCTTGAGCACGATGCTCGTCGCCAGATGCAGAGTAAAGCCCGTGACGCCTTTTTTGATAGTATCATGAGTCGCAAGGCTATCAACCAGTTCCTCGAATTAAATGTTCGCCGAGATTGTCTGGTAGATGACAGTCTAAAAGCTGTCAGCGAGGTGATTGGAAGTGGGAGCGAGGATATCAAAAAGGGTCTTCGTATTACCTTTAGTGGTGAAGAGGGAGTAGATGCTGGTGGTCTACGGAAAGAGTGGTTTTTACTTCTGGCCAGAGAAGTTTTCAACCCCGACCATG GACTTTTCCTTTATGACGAGGATTCTCAGTTCTGCTATTTCAATCCGAACGCTTTTGAAACCTCCGATCAGTTCTTCTTGGTCGGAGTCGTGATGGGACTTGCTATATACAACTCGACCATTCTGGATGTGGCCCTGCCTCCTTTTGCATTTCGAAAACTTATTGCATCGGCTCCAACACACGGTACAGGAGCATCAGCTCATCCAAAACCCCCTATGCGTTATAACCTGGAAGACCTAGCAGAATACCGGCCTCGACTAGCTCGAGGATTACGGCAGTTGCTAGAATATGAAGGCAATGTGGAAGAAACCTTCTGTCTCGATTTCGTTATCGATGTGGATAAATATGGTACTCAGGTGCAGGTTCCCCTTTGCCCTGGAGGCGAACGCATCCCTGTCACTAACAGCAACCGTCGAGAATACGTGGACCTTTACGTGCGGCACATAATCGATGTGTCTGTGACGAGACAGTTCGAACCCTTCAAACGAGGTTTCTACACTGTATGTGGAGGTAATGCTCTGTCTCTCTTTAGGCCAGAAGAGATTGAACTCCTTGTACGAGGCTCTGACGAAGCACTTGACATCAACTCGCTAAGGGGGGTCGCTGAATACGATAACTGGGGAATCAAAAGGCCAGATGGTTCCGAGCCCGTCATTGACTGGTTCTGGGAGACATTTCAGGCGGCaacatctcaagatcaacggAAACTACTGCTGTTCATCACTGGTAGCGATCGAATTCCTGCTATGGGTGCGGCTGTACTGCCGATTAAGATATCCTGCCttggtgaggatgaaggcaGGTTCCCTATTGCTCGAACGTGCTTCAACATGCTATCTCTGTCACGATACAAGTCAAAAGAAAGGTTAGAGAAGTTGCTATGGACTGCTGTTCATGAAAGCGAGGGCTTTGGGATAAAGTAA